GCGTGCTGTCCGTGGGGGCGGTGAGCCTGTCCGAGGACGGCGCGACCGTGTACTTCCTCGGTGACGAACTGGGCCCGGAGCTCGTCGACTTCGCGGGCCGGGTGACCGGTCTGTGGTCGGTGCCCTTCGACGGTTCCGAGGAGCCCCGGCGCCTGACCGGTACCGAGGACCCCCGGCTGGGAGTACGCCCGCAGGCGACCGCGCGGGGCGTGCTGGTCGCGGGTGAGAACCGGGGCGCGGTCGAGCTGTACCTGATCAGCCCCGGCGGGGTGCGCACCACCCTGCTGGGCGGCCACGTGGAGGTCCAGGGCTTCGACCACGCGGGCGGTGTCACCGTCGCGGTGGCCGGCGGGGTCCGTGACAGCGGTGAGCTGTACGTGATCACCGAGGACGGTACCCGCGCGCTGACCTCCTTCGCCGACCCCGCGCTGGACCCGCTGACGCCGACCGAACTGACCGCCCGCACCGCGGACGGCAACGAGGTCCACGGCTGGCTGGTGGTGCCCGAGGGCCAGGGCCCGCACCCGGTGGTGCTCATGATCCACGGCGGCCCCTTCGCCCAGTACGGCTGGCAGCTCTTCGACGAGACCCAGGTCTACGCGGCGGCCGGGTACGCGGTGCTCTACTGCAACCCGCGCGGTTCGTCGGGCTACGGGCAGGAGCACGGGCGGGCGATCATCGGGTCGGTGGGCGCGGTCACCTCCGTCGACGTCCTGGCCTTCCTGGACGAGGCGCTCAAGGACGACCGCCTGGACGCCTCCCGGGTGGGCGTCATGGGCGGCTCGCACGGCGGGTTCATGACCTCCTGGATCGCGGCCCACCACGGTGAGCGCTTCCGGGCGGCCATCAGCGAGCGCGCGGTCAACGCGATCGAGAGCTTCCACGGGTCGTCGGACATCGGCTTCTTCTTCCCGGAGCCGTTGTACGGTCCGCCGGAGAGCTGGGCCAAGGAGAGCCCGCTCACCTATGCGGACCAGATCGACAAGCCGTTCCTGATCATCCACTCCGAACAGGACTGGCGCTGTCCGCTGGAGCAGGCCCAGCGCCTGTACGTGGCGCTCAAGCGGCGCGGGCACGAGACCGAGATGCTGCTGTTCCCGGGTGAGGGGCACGAGCTGTCGCGTTCGGGCCTGCCCAGCCACCGGGTGGCCCGGTTCGAGGCGGTTCTGGACTGGTGGGCCCGCCACCTGTGACCTCGGGTCGGTGAGGCCGAGGGGCCGGGCGCCATCGCTGCCCGGCCCCTTCCCTCCTTTGATGTGATACCCATCACGGTCAAGTCGGCGCTTGGTGTGGTTTTGGTGCGATCTGTTCGGGAACAAATCTTCGCCACCCGCGCCCCCAACGGGCTTCCCGGGCGTGACGCGCTCCGCGCGAGACGGGTGGGTTGCCCACCGGGAAGTAACGAAAGGGTCGCGTGCGGTCCAGGGGATGAATTAGTGTTCCCCCAGGTCGGAACGCCCCAGTTCGTCGCCACCAGGGTGACAGCGTCCGGCTTGCCGTTGCACTCTGCTCAACAGCTGTCCTTTTCCCATGAGCAGAGG
This DNA window, taken from Nocardiopsis exhalans, encodes the following:
- a CDS encoding S9 family peptidase — protein: MKPADIAHLHSISAPSLSPDGDRAVFAVTRPDLEEDAYLGSLWSVPTDGSEQPRKLTRGDRDNAPVYSPDGRWIAFLRPDEDKRPQIHVLPADGGEPWKITDHPLGAGAFSWSPDSARLAYNARVPEEKRYVDGTPDQEPPRRITALKYRVDSLGFTNDRRQHVFVSAPIDPSGEAGEPVQVTEGDHDHGRPVWTPDGTALVFEAALHESRDTDLVSDVWACLPEAGAEPRRITRGVLSVGAVSLSEDGATVYFLGDELGPELVDFAGRVTGLWSVPFDGSEEPRRLTGTEDPRLGVRPQATARGVLVAGENRGAVELYLISPGGVRTTLLGGHVEVQGFDHAGGVTVAVAGGVRDSGELYVITEDGTRALTSFADPALDPLTPTELTARTADGNEVHGWLVVPEGQGPHPVVLMIHGGPFAQYGWQLFDETQVYAAAGYAVLYCNPRGSSGYGQEHGRAIIGSVGAVTSVDVLAFLDEALKDDRLDASRVGVMGGSHGGFMTSWIAAHHGERFRAAISERAVNAIESFHGSSDIGFFFPEPLYGPPESWAKESPLTYADQIDKPFLIIHSEQDWRCPLEQAQRLYVALKRRGHETEMLLFPGEGHELSRSGLPSHRVARFEAVLDWWARHL